One Triticum dicoccoides isolate Atlit2015 ecotype Zavitan chromosome 4B, WEW_v2.0, whole genome shotgun sequence genomic window carries:
- the LOC119293405 gene encoding uncharacterized protein LOC119293405: MAKNHLLLILLVAASVVASPATVTSSSSPSSTAYELLEKYGFPRGILPEGVQDYFLHPDGSFEVSLHGGCEINVGGFTLRYEGNVHGNIQSMLINALTGVSVKVAFQWVSINAVERHGDQLVFNAVVISKSFPVNNFSVSPRCSRIPGIAK, encoded by the coding sequence ATGGCCAAGAACcatctcctcctcatcctccttgtGGCTGCCTCTGTTGTGGCCTCTCCAGCCACCGTCACCTCGAGCAGCTCCCCCTCTTCAACAGCATATGAGCTGCTAGAGAAGTACGGCTTCCCGCGAGGAATCCTCCCGGAGGGTGTTCAAGACTATTTCCTCCACCCAGACGGATCCTTTGAGGTCTCCCTCCACGGCGGTTGTGAGATCAATGTTGGGGGATTCACTCTCCGGTACGAAGGAAATGTGCATGGCAACATCCAGTCTATGTTGATTAACGCGTTGACCGGGGTGAGCGTCAAGGTTGCATTCCAATGGGTTAGCATCAATGCAGTTGAACGGCATGGTGATCAGCTCGTCTTCAATGCAGTCGTTATATCAAAATCGTTTCCTGTTAACAACTTCTCCGTGAGCCCGCGCTGCAGCCGAATCCCTGGAATTGCAAAGTAG